The window CTGGAGGATcgtggagcagagagacagccaCGTGgcggtgcattgtgggaaggTGGACACCAGTACACATGGCAGTGGTTTCCCCACAGGAAAGTCGGAGCCATTTTCAAAGTAGGTTCCTCGAAGCCCTCGCAGCGCACTTTAAAGTCTGGACAGAGTGTTCTGCCTGTGTTGCAACACTCTGGCCTTCATCTGTTTACCGGGCGGCTGCTGCGAATGTCGGATGGTTAATCTTGGCAGGGAAACCGAAAGAGTAACACTGTCTGCCCGCTTCCTCAAGCTGCTGTCGGTCTGTTCAGGTATTGTGggaaaaaatgcacaaatgaccatttcctcttctcttcttgtCAGACATGGATGGAACCTCACTGTCCTCCCCAATAACTCTGGATCCATTCTGAGGCATCTGGGTGCTGTGCCTGGTAAGGACATGCGAAGGCTGTGTAGACAGATTTAGCTGCAGAAGAAAGTGTATTTAGGATATAAATGACTTGTAGCTGCATCTCTTCAGATTCTGTGCTGTTGTTATTGTAGTCTGTAATAACCTGTGGCCTTGTTTCTCTCTCGTTAATCCCCTCCGTCTCCCCAGGGGTGACCATTCCCTGGCTTAACATTGGCATGGTCTTTTCTACCTCATGCTGGTCTCGAGACCAAAACCGCCTTCCATATATTGATTACTTACACACTGGTGCTGATTGCATTTGGTAAGTACGCACTGGGCTGTTTTCTTCCGCTCATGTTTAAACATATGTTTAAATTAGCAAGAAAAGTGCACGGCCACCTCTCTGTGCATGTGGTGTACAGTCAGCTGATGTGCATGCGTGTTCATATCTATCCTCCCGCAGGTATTCTGTCCCTGCTGAGGAGAAGGCTAAGCTGGACAAGGTGGTCCATACACTGCTTCAGGCCAATGGCACCCCAGGACTCGAAATGTTGGAAAAGAACATCATggtcagtgtttcctgtgtgtgctaacatatatatattcatgtgcATTTTAGAGGCGCAAAGATACACATTTTCAGAAGCGTAACACTTTCTCTCCGTCTGCTCCTCCTTGGTCTTCCAGATCTCTCCAGAGGTGCTGTGCCGCGAAGGCATCAAGGTTTACCGTACGGTCCAGCGGAGCGGCCAGTACGTGGTCTGCTACCCTGGTGCCTTTGTCGCCAAAGTGTGCTGTGGCTACAGCGTGTCAGAGACAGTGCACTTTGCCACGCCGCACTGGATGAACCTGGGTTACCAGGCCGCAAAGGTCAGCATGTGAAGCTGGTTGGGCAGCGCAGTGcgagggctgtgtgtgtgtgtggaaagcaAATAAGGGCTGAAAATATTCTCTATAAGTATGAAAATAATCTAGTCTGTGTTCCACGTTTTCCGCAACGTGTGTTCATTCGCTCCTGTTTTGGAACGCCTCGCAACACTGGCCCCCTGTGGACAGCAGCAGTTAAAGCTCTGATTTATGTGATGAAACTGAAATGGATAAATGAACTTGGAACCTCGAGCTAGATTCTCTAATCAGCCAGTGTGCTGAACTTTAAGGAGTAATTGTAGCTGCAGGTCTCCCTGGGGGgtgtatttaaatttttttttagtGATCATGAGCAAGGCTTTGGACCACTGGACCTCATTATAGCCGTAatagaagagaagaaaatgctCCTTAGTGTCATTATGGGCATTATGGTGATGGAAGTACGTACACCTTCTGCAATGCCATCGTATTCACAGCCACAGCAAAGATTGCTCTCAGGGGTAATATGACATTCATGCAGCGCTCTGTGTTGTGCTGCGctgctgaaacattttcttgcgaatggacatttttttacttgaatgagaaacagcagaggacaaGAAACATTAATCTGAGTGTGCAGAGTCGGAGGTTAATGTTAATGTCAGCATTGTTTACTCTTGCTTCACCTTGTTAagatgtgtgtttggatgtgcGTAAACCTCGTACAATGTGAAACAAAGCTGAATAAATGAGCAACGTTCAGAAAAAAGTGCTGTCCAGAAAGAAATGACATCTGTTACTGATTTTagtgattttgattttgtgtgCAGGACCTGAAGTGTCGTCGTATAGCCAAACCCTTCTCCATGGAGAAGCTACTGTACCAGATCGCCACAGCCGAATCCAAGAGGGACAATGGCCTTCTCCTCACCACCATCTCCGCCCTACTCAAAGACCTCAGGTAGGATGCAGCAGtgaataatattattataatatatatataatactttTGATGAATGGCTCAAGGAATAAATCAGATATTGCACTAAGGGTGTATTCTTTCAGTGTCTGGATTTTCCCAgcgcaataaaaaaaacatccaaccTCATCCCACTTAATGAGCATCCTTCTCGTCCAACAGGAACATAGAGATGCGCCAACGGCAGGAACTTTACAAGGCAGGTTTGCTCTCCTCTGCCCGCTACGGCACCCATGACGGCAGCCTGGGGCCCGGCGAGGGACGCAAGAAGCCCCGCGGGAAATGGTTGGCACTGGAGTCCTCAGAGAGACGCTGCCAGATCTGTCAGCATCTCTGCTACCTGTCCATGGTGAGAGCGTGTTTTTTAAAACGCGACGGCGCTAGTTTGGATGtatttctgccattttccaTCATACACAATAATACGCATGGTctgtcatgaatatttatatttacGAAATCATCAATCATGCAAGAGGGGGTGTAATTTTTCCACTTTGGTGGCTGTTATTTTACATCAGGCTctaaaaaacatacatatactCTGTACTTACTACCTCCTACACATTGTAGCATTTTTAGACATATTTTCTTGTGCTTTTTATGGCTCAATATTTCAAAAGTATCCAAACCAAGATGATGAAACTTCTACAATTTTACAACTAGGTTATTGAATTTAATGGCTTACTTTTCTATGCAAACTTTCTAACTTGCCAGTGGCATAATCCAGTCAGAGTGGGAGACGTTTGAATGATTTATCAGGTTTCTCACTATCTCAGTAATAAGAGATGTTGAGTGTCTGCTTTCTACAGTAGCGTCTGggtttctgtctgtgcaggtggttcaggaGACTGACAACGTGGTCTTCTGTCTGGAGTGTGCCCTTCGCTATGTGGAGAAGCACAAGTCCTGCAGAGGCCTTAAGATGATGTACCGATACGATgaggtgagctgcagctgttttgccTCTGCCGTCGGTCAGTTCCCTCTCCGTCCAGACGGGGGAGACATCGGCTTGGTTTCCACTCCTCCAGGAGGGAGATAATTCAGCATGAACTCTGCTCATGTTCTGTAATTTCTTGTGTCGAAGCCGTaactcctgctgtgtgtgaataagTTATAGATGAACAAAATGATGCAAGGGAAGgtggaaaaaatggaaaatgtactcatttcatttctgtgccCTCCAATCAGGAGCAAATCAACAGTCTGGTGAACCAGGTGTGTGGCCGGGCCATGTTAAAGAACGGAGGTGGCGGAGGCGGTGGCGGAGGCGTCGTCgtcagtggaggaggagtgggggACCCCTGCCACGGCTTGAGCCCCTCTAAAGCATCGCCGGCTAAGCGAGGCCCCCGAAAGCGCGCCACCGTGGAGGTGTCCCTGGCACGCCTGTCCTCCAGCCACATACCCAAGGCCGCTGCTGTGTCCTGAGGAGGACACCTCGACATCACCGACGGGTGCGCTGTACCCATGTCctgccccccaccctccctgAGCCCTCCCAGACTCCcctgttcttttgtttgtttgttttccacatcaAGCAGGGTCACTATCAgtccctcctccaccacctaAAATTTAAGATCGATTGTTTTTGAGCTTTGAAAATCCCCTCACCTGACCTCAGcccccccctccaaaaaaaattCACCTCCCCCCTTAGTACGACAGGCTTGTttataagaaaaagaaaaggaaaaaaagaaaagaaagatgtcTTTTTTGCACTAGTGTGAAAGaagaatttgtttttattctggaTGATTTTAGAACCCCCCCCCCACGTCCCTCCTGAAGTCGTCCTTTACAACAGTGCGAGCATTAAATGTAACGTTCACAAGAAGACTTGATGGGCCCTGTTCTACCCTTTACCTCCACCACCCATCCTCCCTTAACTGAAATGGGTTACATTTGTTACCTTCTTCTTGCATCACTGTTTCCTGCCCTCATCTCCCCCCCGAGACTGAACCCCATCCCTTCTCATCATGCGTCACTCTGCTGTGAACATTAGACAAACGAAAAGgcggccttttttttttctccccggttttctgaaatgaaaatgacatcaaGTAGTTACCCAaagtttctctctgtcctcggtttgaggaagaggagcccttttttattgattttattctttctcGGTGCAGCTCCTGCatcgtttttgtttttaaaggggGGGGTGGCGACGCGAGGTAAAAACTTGAAAGACAGACGATGTTGGTTTATTGTTGGTTGGTTATGCTTTTTCAAGTTCTATTTTGaattttagctttgttttttgctagttttgtttgtttttttttgccagaagtcttctgtgtattttattttattttttttgtcattgtggaTGTTTCTGTTCGTTGGTGGACGTGAGAGGGGGCAGAGCTACAGCTGCTTGACCTGTGAAAGGTCATCGCTCACCTCACTTCCTGGTAGTATGGAGGGATCCCTCCTTCGCTAGCAAGTGAAAACTGTGCCTGAAACTTAGCGGGGAGATCCATTTTATTGGTGCTGTTGGTTATAATTACTGTATAACAACACAAAATTTAAATCTGGGGGTTAGCGCCTGCTGTCAGCTAACAGCTGGCCGACGCGCCCTCGCCCCACAGGGCAGGAAAGCTTTCAGGCTTTTCTGGTTCTAGATGTGCAATCGTGTTAACATTCCATTCTTCCAGTCCTCTTGTTTCATCTGTACCAGTAAacattaattattatattatattattattattattttgtgttttttacttttgttgatCTGATGTGTTATCTCAAGTAGAGCCACTAGTCAAAgagtgtaaaatgtgaaatatcaaatccaagttttgttttgttttttaaattgtcttttttgttttatggcttttgcatttttttccctttccagATATATtatgagtgatttttttttttttttttagagaggaaaaagtccaacacaaacaagacaTCGACTTTTTTTGTACATAATCCTGTAAATTTCTTTAAATACTTGAGCCTTTTTCTGGGGTtaaggaagaaagaaaggaaggaaggactagagaggagagaaaaagttcCAGAGGAGAGTGCTTGATGAAGAAAAAGCCTTACATTTCCCTTTCTTCATCCATGTGAGTTTGATGCTTACAGGGTCGCTCTGGTAAACGTGTATAAAAATTTTAAGTGCTGCTTATATCACTAAGAAAGAAGATATTGAGTAGCCAACGACTGCCCCCCAAcctagttttgtttgtttagctttacttttttaaagaaaagggaaaaaaagatatgttcacaaaaaaaaaaaatgggtttttacattttcattactgaaaattcaacaaaaatgtaGTAGCTACTCATGTTGCACTGAGCTTGCCAGTGGTGACTGTCAAGGAAAAATCCTATAATCCAGTTTGTTGGTTGTCGTCCCTCGCAGAAGACTGAACTGTTTTAGGACTATTTAATAAAATACCAAGTCGGGTGTTTTCAACATAATAAAAAGTGGTTGTCAAGTTTTTATGGCCTtacaatatattttattctgatgggatttttgtttgtttttcagttctctttgtttgtttcttccattttctaCAGTATAAACTACTTGCTCACGGTGGGGTCTCTGGTGACTTAATTTATTAGTGCCGCATCTCGGCCTTTCCCTCCACTCGGAAAGAGAGTCTCATGTTGGTTATATTGACAGTTTTTTACTTTTGCAGTTTGTACTTAAGGTTTAATAAAAACTTACCGACAATTCACTGTCATTTCTTTCCAACCTGcttgtgtctctttttgtgcAGACGTTTGAAGAAATGGTTTTAACAGCTTCAGCTTTAACATTCACGTTCTTATCTCGCGGTCTAGCAACATTAAAGGGCCatttcacccaaattacaaaaccCTTTGCTCATGTAGATCTGGTGACTggtggactgacagaaaatgtactGGCACGTGATTAATCATTCGTGCCATTTTTAAGAGTCAACTTACAAtaatattttttgcttttcaggcTGATGGTCAGATAAAGCAAGCGATCTGAAGCCCCCTTTGGATTTTGGGAACTtgtaatggacatttttttgcatgtttgtagATGAATAACTGTTTGTTGCCTAATTTAGCCACAATCATGTGCACGACCGCAGACCTCACTGCAAACAGTCTTTATTGGAACTACTCATTCGGGAGAACAATGTTCAAATTAAAACCTTTGACAGTGAGGCCTGCACATTTAGAGTACATGAGACGTTTagatatttgtcattttttaatgctgtgagCACCATGAACACATTTCCAAGCACCTTCATTGTATCAGGGCGAAGGCAGAAATCTGAGAGCAAATGAACAACAAACCATCTGCATTGTTAGATAGATGCCACGAGAGGTAagtgagggagggaaaaaaggtCTGGTGTAATTTGGGCAAATTCacaacaatacaaacacaaaggtCATACTGTGACATTATCAGGGTCCATGGTAAGCAGCAGCGGCCTTCAAATGCCATTGTCTCTCAGCGTAACACCCGTGTTGCCTCTCCTTATTCTTCAGTTAGAAAATAGTTTACTGTAATAATGAATATATTCACGGTAAATTTAGTCTCCCAGGAGAAAACCGCTGTATTTCAAAGCCTCTTTCCTCCCCTGCAGAACGTTCTCTGTCCGATCCCTCACCACGTCAGCTTTCCATCTGTAAAGAGCTCAGGCAGGCCTGTAAATCAAGAGCGAGCACACGGGGACCATTAACGCGCTCCGACCCTAAATCCCGCTCACATTTCATCCTTCAACGTGCTCCTGAAATGCTTTAGATGAAAATTAAACAATACTCGGGGAGAAACATTTATTACCAACAGGTCAGAAATTGTGGGCAGGGGAAAAGTAATGATGGAGTAATGCTGTCACATCGcacaaatgtcaacatttctgtacaaaaaccaaaaaaaaaccaaaacaatctgGATACAGTTAAACCTTCTGGGTGATGTCCAGTGCATAGCACACAGTCCAAACAGGCATTTGGTCCTCGTTCAAAGAGAGAAGTTCACCCAAATATTATTGGTCAAGGGAATGGCAATGGGTAACCctccaatgtgtgtgtgtgtgtgtgtgtttgtgtgtttgtgagcgtgaAATCACTGATTCCTGAACTTCACCAGTCTGTCAGCTATACTGTACTATGTGGTAAATAACGCACTGCTAGGTGACTGCCAGTTTACCAAAGCTAATGGCACTAAAGTATTATCTAATTATTACTTCACATTTAAAATACTGCAGAATATAGCTCATAAAACCACTTAAAGAAATGCAACAAGCTTTGGCGGCGCAGCTTATCCACTAAGTCATGAGAAAGTCATCCACGTGCCCCCTGCGGGTCATTTGTCCAGTGCTTTGTGCCAATTCTTTAGCGTTGCTATATTAAAGGGTCAACTAACCcagataatgaaaaataatttgagTCATGCTCCACTAGGTTTTGAGAGATCAAGCAGAAGTATCTGACATCTGATATGTTGAAACCGAGGAAAGTAAAACCAAGACCATCTGCATGGCTACCAACCACTACAGGTGTACGTTTGTGTCCATAATTTGGGTGACgacacacagtgcaaacaggaaTTAACTTTTAGTCATTAAAAACCTATTTTGCTTCTGTGGCCGACgtaaactttaaaaaacaaatcatcatAAACCCGACAGTTGGCGAGTATTTGGAACAAAACACCATCTTACATTTATATTCTGTAAAATCTCTCCAACACGTATATTAAtgctcaacagcagcaggctgagtTGTGCGTTAGCATGAAGTACGAAAACAAAGGACTGCACAAAGGGACACATGGATGAGTTTAGTGTGTACTTCTCTATCAGTCATCAGGCCTCTCCTGGTCTCAACAAAAACCGAATACTAGAGCGATCTCTGAATAATGCCAAACTATTTATGCGCATGTTAAGCCATTCAGTGCTATGATGCTAAAGGGAACTCAAAGCTATTTTACAGGATTTAATTAGAAGTCAAAATTCACATCAGTGGTCATTTAAGGCAAGGTCATGTGGCAGTTAGTGCAACCTCAGTGtatttgctttcatgtttttctttagtATTAAAGGATTTTGAGGAGGAAGCCAATATTGTTAtatatcctgtgtgtgtgtgtgtgtgtgtgttcaaatcCAGTCCATCTCTCCTCAAACCTTCGGCCTGCTCTCCTCACAGTCTTTGCTGCTCTGGTCCTCTCGCTCCACCCTGTCCACCAGCGCCGTATCCGGGTgcacctcctcttcatccaggGCCACCACCACGGGGggccttctcctccttcctcctcctcctcctcctcctcctcctccccccgaTCCTGCGACGCCTCCTCCCTGCTcggtctcctcctcctcttcctcgtcatcCTCCTCCCCGGCCTCCGTGTCCTGGCTGGCTGAGTCGGTGCAGGTGGATGAAAGCGAGGAAAGCTTGTGGCGTAGCTCAGCCTGGGTGGGAACCTGGAGGCTGATTTCTGTGGTGAAGGACTCCACATCTGGACCTGGGAGATAAGAGGGGTCACTTAGAGTCAGACTTTGTTTTATAAGTCTGGATAGCAGGATAGGTTGGCAGGGTGGCAGGTGGGTGGATAAGTaatgctgcagtgacatcatcacatcCACCCTTGTCTAGTTTGAAATCGATGCCTCCTTTCAGCTCAGCAAATCATTGAGGAACTGAACCCTTTtctcttcaaaataaagcccaaacaattgtattatttattcttattcacTCTTTATTTGCTATCATGGAtcaacagctgcaaacaaaagGGCGGCACTGTTTTAGTTGTTGGAAATACTTCACAGGCTTTGTTTAATCTTGCTCGAGTTCAGCTCAGTCGCCCACAGACATATATAAAACATAGCAGAGACTTGCTTGCATCAAATTATTTTTAGATGAAGACGAGCTGTCAGTTGGATGCTGCAGGTTGTTTACTGTGACCAGGATTTTCCCAGGCAGATGTGGACAGATGGTGTTGGTGCCTCGTGTCTAAACAAAGTTCCTGTCAATCTTGTGAGTCACATATTTCTGCTTCAGCGGGTTCTTTCATATGGATTAGCTGCTGCTGATTAAGTCTTATTATTGTAGTTTAAAGGATTTTAGTTCGATACCTACCTGTGACTGGCGAGGCAGCGCTGTTGTCCTCTCCCCCAGAGTGCAGAAACACATCCAGGGCTTCGTGGTCAGACATGTCCATCAGATCCATCTGCTCCAACATGTCCACGTTCACCTCCATGGACGACATGCTTCCTATTGGCTCTGGACACGACACGGGACAGAGAGATATTAGCCTCGCACAGGACTGGAGCGTTCAGGGCAGCAGCAAGGGGCTGAGTCCAGGTTTTTTCTTTCGTTCCAAAGTTTGCCAAGCAGAAGCAAATGGGCACGTTCAAGCTGGATGGCATTTGAAATGGGAACAGTTTGTTTATCCAAAGCATTACAACATATAATGGATTGGCAGCAGGAAGCTGTATATGAAGGCGACAAGCAACACCTACAGGATCATGAAAGGAGAGGGTCACAAGTTTATCTTCTCACTAACGTGCCCATATGTACATTTAAAGAGCGCTTGGTCGCTGTAATATTTCCTCTTATTCATAGTGGCCATGAGAAGATCCCTCCCCGATGCAATCACCTCAGATACAGCTAAAATGAGGCTTCTGCAGTCTGAAATAGTCAGGTGAATGTCATTTTAGTGCAAAATTCCCTCTGTGTTTGCCTCGACATTGCTTCCATGCCGAGCTGCCACTAACCTGAGGAGGGAATTTCATACCAAAAAGATTAGACTTCGactgctgtagcttcatatgaACTCATCTCAACTTTGGCTAAAACTTGAAATACACTTTTGCACAGGATGGCCTGTGGACTCCATCACTTACAGGCATTAGGAAAGGATATGTTCAAAGCCAGTATGGAGAGGAGTGAATGATATTTCTTTGATGTTCACATGGGCATGTGAGTAATGTTCTGAAACAGACTTGTGAGCCTGTCCTTTAATTGGACAGATTTCAGTGGCTCAGAAGCAAGGAGCCACCTGAAAGAGAATTCAAATATACATATCCACCTTTGTACCAGCTGAAATTATTGGGGTCAACCTTAAGAAGGGAGTGATGCTAACCCTAATGGTACCCACATGTATATTTCAGAGCTGGGTAAAATAccttaaaatgaaattaaacattgACCCGGCTACATAATGCAATGCACCCAGTACTTGTCCATTGAAGGttatttaaagggacagttcaccctgaaatcaaacatacattttctcctcttttctgtaGTACTATTTACCCTTCTTGATTGTTCTGGTGTTAATTGCGGAGTACTGGAGATAGCGGCTGTAGAGATGTTGGCCTCCTCTTGAATATAATGGAACTAGATGGCACTCGCCTTGTGCTGCTAAAtgacaacacagaaaataattccTACATGAAACTGCTCGCAgcgaggtctgtggattatctcGAGTAACCGGTCgtgatttctggaaagagacacTGCTGCTGACTTTCGTTTCGTTTCGCCGTTTTGAGCAACACAAGCCGAGACGAGAAGGCAGACAGCAGATATCTGCAgaactcacaccaaaacaatctCGATGGATAAACAGGACTACAGGTAAGCATGTCAACTTTAGTTTttgattttggggtgaactgaccctttaagtAAGATCGGGAAATGGAAGTTATCTGTACTGTGGTTGATTCTACATTGTCCACTTGACTTTTTTACATGCAGAGTGAAGGTTCACCAAATAATGGGTGAATCAGCTCACCTGACCAGTCTCTAGTTTTGTTTGATATCTGTGTTGACGTTCTACATGAATGTGGCTGGACCAGCCTTCAAACTGGTGGAATAGCTTGTGCTTTAATAAGCAGTATGCATCAAAATCATTGGAAACTCCTCATATACACCAGCTAACACACTGACTACTACAGTCCTGGATTCACCACCTTGCAGGAGTACCCCCCCGACCCCCAATCATGATGTACTgcatgcagcacaaacagccagTCAGTGCACTGTGGGGATGGAGGGAGTGGGGAGTTAGGGGAGGCAGAGTTGCGAgcacaagagaaagaaaggagatgATTGGTCGGCGCACAGCAGTGAGAGAAGATGCCATTGGCTACCGTACCTCAAGGAaatgaggagagcagaggaggtcggcacagggagggagagaagaagagtgaagaaagagagaaagaagggaaTGTTATTTCCCATCGAGACTGCCCCAAAAGTCTCCCCATCCTTTAaatagcaacacacacacacacgcagccataTTTTCAGATCTCCACTTTGGCAATTCATCTGAATGTACTTTATACAAACTGCTTGtactgtataaacacacaaacccgGATGAATtgaacacgtacacacacacacaaatggagaTGCTGTGTATTATTTaaatgcacccacacacacatgcacaatcacTCCCGCACACACATTTGGTTCACAAATCCAGCAATATAAACGTTCCCCTCTGTGGAGACAGCACTGCTGCTTTCTGTGACACATGTTCTAGAGGAACCAGGGTCTAATGCTCGCTAATGAACTCTCAGTATGCAGCCTCTTCTCACGTGCGTTTCCATATCTCGCCTGTCAGCTACGCAATTACCACCACACAGCAGCTATTCAGCCTCATAAAACATAGTATGGAGGATGCTGATTCGGTTTTCAGCCCCAAATGGAGCTGCCTTTCCAgcacatgaacaaaaataaacaaatgtgcacacacacacacacacacacatacacacaaatacacactgtggCTACGTAGTGAAAGTCCTGGTCCAGAAAGCACTGTGTGGAGAACATCCTTTCCATGTGACTGCCTCTAACATGTTCTTCTTTTAGCCCTGCTGTGACCTTGCCTAAAAGGTTTCCCTGCTGggaaggactgtgtgtgtgtgtgtgtgtgtgtgtgtgtgtgtgtgtgtgtaagacccTTGAGACTGGATTTCGATGGCTCAGTGGCTTAGGACatccactttctctcttttacttAACTCTCTTCTTTCAGtttactctttctctctcttctctctctctctccctctctctatctgtatCTTTGCTCTGCAGTGGCGCCGCCCTGCTGTGGGAACTTGTAGCTGCGTGATGGATAATGAACCACactgtgctttgttttattcagcTCTCACGCCGTAGCCTTACTTCTTAGATGCGTTTCACCACTATTATGATGAGAGCCTCCTCTGTAACTGATTACAAATATTCTTACGGCAATTATGGCTGGTCGATTCTAATCCGGCTGCTGCGGATTTTTGTCGAGCGGCCCACGTGCTCGCCTTTGTACTGTGCATCACATCATTTAGAGTGTGAAGTCTTAATGTAAacgtctccttttttttttttttttttttttttaccatgaaTAAATGTAGGCTACACTAGATCCTGAATAGTTTCGGGATAATGAGctgtgaatatttcattctgCACCTCAAACCTGGCTTTGGTGATTGTTTTCATCATGGAGGTCGATtatgaaaaa of the Chelmon rostratus isolate fCheRos1 chromosome 16, fCheRos1.pri, whole genome shotgun sequence genome contains:
- the dtnbp1b gene encoding dystrobrevin binding protein 1b; amino-acid sequence: MMIAGTDAQNNTASPNSVELDTEHAQRVPGAEQGGVPAPQVKLKERQKFFEEAFQQDMEQYLSTGYLQIAERREPIGSMSSMEVNVDMLEQMDLMDMSDHEALDVFLHSGGEDNSAASPVTGPDVESFTTEISLQVPTQAELRHKLSSLSSTCTDSASQDTEAGEEDDEEEEEETEQGGGVAGSGGGGGGGGGGGRRRRPPVVVALDEEEVHPDTALVDRVEREDQSSKDCEESRPKV